A window of Methanolacinia paynteri genomic DNA:
AAAATTACCTTCCGGGAGGTCACAGAAGACGATCTCGAAACCATGAATGATCTTGTCAACGACCCGGATATCTCGAGATATCTCGACCAGATCCCTCCGGTGCCGATGTCGAAGACAATCGATTTCTGGGAGTTCGCCGTGAGCAGAGGGGCCATGTGGTGGGCAATTTTACTTGGAAACGATATCATCGGTAGTGTCGGTGTCGTCCCGGAGGACTCGGACGGAAAGATGTCACACGTCGGCGTCATGTTCGTATATCTCCTGAAAGATTACCGGGGACTTGGTTACGGGGGCATTGCGATCGATCATGCACTTTTTATGGCCGATGTATCCGGGCTAAAGAGGATCGAATGTCTCGTCGCGGAAGGAAACAGCCGTGCGATTGCACTATACCTGGAAAAAGGATTCATTGTCGAGGGAATAAAGAAGG
This region includes:
- a CDS encoding GNAT family N-acetyltransferase, whose amino-acid sequence is MSCKITFREVTEDDLETMNDLVNDPDISRYLDQIPPVPMSKTIDFWEFAVSRGAMWWAILLGNDIIGSVGVVPEDSDGKMSHVGVMFVYLLKDYRGLGYGGIAIDHALFMADVSGLKRIECLVAEGNSRAIALYLEKGFIVEGIKK